Genomic segment of Pangasianodon hypophthalmus isolate fPanHyp1 chromosome 22, fPanHyp1.pri, whole genome shotgun sequence:
TTGGTAGGGGTCGAGAAGTCGGATTTGCTGTAAATGCCCATACCAACTCCAACGCTTCCACTTCCGGTACCTCCTAGCACGGCGTCAGAGAAATTCTGGCGGTAACTGCTAGCGAGTGGCTTGCGCTGACCACCCTGAAGCCCCCACGCGTGCTGTAGGCGGCTCTCCGGCCCACCGTTGGTGCTGTTCTCAGTGGCCAGGCAGTCGTTCTCGTTGTTATGGTCGTGGAGGGTGCCAGTGCGCGAAGCGATATGCGCCTCGATCTCCTCCCGCGCTCGCTCCGCGTTGCCCGGCGAACCAGTGATCTCGAAGACAGGGTCGCGATCGCGGCTTGGAGTCACGATGTACGTGCACGTCTGCTGTTGGATGCGCTTGATAGTGGAGCCTTTGGGGCCCACCACCAGGCCCACCACACGGTAAGGCACACGCACCTGGATCGTGGTCTGGCCTGGCAGCAGGGCGGGCGGAGAACCGTTAAATGACACGCCCAGCTTGTTCCGGGATGCACGTAGCATGGAGAAGTGCTCGGCTGCTGAGATGATCTCGCGTCTAGCTAAAGCCACGTCTTCCTTGCGACCAGTAATGAGAAAGACAGGCTCTTCACCCCGCACCGGGGTCTTGATGTAGGTGTTGGTTTTCGCCCGCAAGGCTTTGATTTTACAACCTGCAAAGTGAACGGATTAGCATGAGTGACGTTGATCGTCAATCACATGTCACCATAAAATCAACAGGTGTCCACTTTGTTAATTAGgaagaaataaattttttatttattaaggaatcAGCATCTCTCAATTAGCATAAATTAGGCCTGTAACTATACTCTTATGATTTATTATTgagatattttaaatatttaagtattttacAACACAGATTTACTAATAATGTAAGGCACAAAAATTAGTCATGTTtctttgacatttaaaaaaatatatatattttaatctcattttatAGTGATTACAGTACACAAAGCACACGATACTAACAAACTGCAATACGAGAAAAAGATAACCGTCCTGTATCGCTATAATATGATGGCAATGAATTGTTCCATGTCTAGTCTAACTAGATTTCAGATATTCAGTCTTATATTAATGTtgaactcaaaaaaaaaaaaaaacaatcacattttcactacatactgtaataataagCTGTTAATTCAAGGTCTTAAAAGGTCACCTTGAAACAGCTCCACATCTGAGGAAACTTTGAGGAAATTATATTCCATGTCAAGCTGAACATTTTGGAAATCCATGTGTCCACATTTTTCCGATACATCCTGTAGCTCTGCAGTTTGTTTTATAGTTGTCTCCGCCCCCAACTGTTTCTACCAGActttagtaatattttattttgttaaattgtcattagaaatattagattgtgtttgtaatgattattaataaatcatttgtatAATTTTCCTGCTGTGACAGTAAACCAAACAGGCCCTTGGAGCTCATTGCTACTGTCTGAACAGTACTCATTCTTAactaattaaatacataaataattggAATAAATGTTAGATTTTTGCAGGAATGGTAAGCAACACAGTGGAAAAAAGGTGGTTTCGGCAGAGACAGTGGCACAAACACTCCAGATTTATTTAAGACAGTAATATTCACCTGTATTCTCTATGAGGTGCtactttatctgtttatgaCATGCTGATTATGGCAATAAGGAGGAGGTCAAGTGAGGGCACAAAGCAAGGATATGCAGCGTGCATGTCAAGTGACGCCTACTGAAATACGTGAGCTCAAATAGAAATCCATCATTCAATCCTTCTTCAAATATCACACAGTATAGTACTGTGTaagagaagcttttttttttggtgcttcGTGTCCAGCATATAGATCGTCTCTGTGATCTGGGATGCTTCTACAGCAAAGGCCGCTGCTGTTTTGCTGGCCGAGGGGCCTGTTGTGGATCTAGCTCGTGGCTCGCTGTGTACAGCAGTcactaaaaaaacacaacctggATGGAGTGTGTAGTCAGcgacagcatggtgtgtgagtACAGCCCTCCTGAGCAGACTTGGCAGGCGCTGCAGGTGAATGGAGCACGCTTACTACGACCATTCAGACTCCAAGCACTCTGCTCAGCCCTGAACAATGAATGATGGCAGAGAGGCAGTGAGTGATGTTCCTTATCTATCGATCAAGCTCAGGTAATGCTCATTTCATCTGTTTGTGCTGATCATCAATGTGTAAGTAAATCtgcatttacagaaaaatgtggggggaaacaaaacaaaacaaaaaagcagagcaTTCCCACTGCTTGCGGTTTCTGAATTTTACACCCGCCCTCTTTCCAGTTGAAGCAGACAAGTCAGTGGTATAAATACAATAAACCATTGTTACCATTTCCTccacagtggaaaaaaacaagacagacaaATCCCATCTCTAGCTGTGCTCCAGCTGAAACGCTTGCTAATAAAACACCAAATCAAAAGAAGCTCTTCCCAAAAATCCACCTAATCAGCACTTTACAGTCCAGGCAGTGCCCGGTGCTGCACTTGGACTGCCAGGCCCTGCCCCATGCCACTCCTCCTGCTCTCCATTCGAATTCAAGGGCACACTTCACATCAACCGTCAAAACCAGGATGGAAAAATGTAAGAGCTCTGACCAAATCGAAGGAGTCCACATGCACAGCAGACTTCATTTTGCATGTTGTTTTGTATTTAGAGCGTTTGTGCAAAGCCCGAGCACCTTCCGTGACCCCTGAGCGCATGTGGATAgatgggtagatggatggattgatggatgggaTGTTGTATCGGCTGCCTGGGCGTGACCCTCCTCCTGTGAGCAGTGACTCTCAGCTCAGtcatctttatctctctctatcttttcaGCTCTAAATAAACACTAAGCACTGAACAAAGCCATGATACCTAACCCCATGGAgcaactgttgttgtttttttttttttccccaaacccCTGGATGAGATTAAGACCCCAGACACAATAAAAAGCAGCACCAGTCCAACAGGGCTCAGTCTCCCAGCTTAAACTTGCATGTTGTTGGCCCAACAATAGCATAACGTCATGCAGTCGGATCTCCTTACTTTTAACCGCCGTTCAGACACGTTTCCATGTTTCTCCTAAGGTTGATGAATAGCCTGATTTCAGTTACACATCACCACCTTGCGACGTCGCACTGTCACTTTCGCGCCTTTTGTCTTGACAGCCGcgtcctccctctctctctctctctctctctctctctccctctctctctctctcttcagcaAGTTTGAAATCAACGACACTAAAGACGCAACTACACACTGCATTCACATTCATTCTCGAGACAAcctaaaaaggacaaaaaaaccACTCATTGACCCTGTATGcaaatcaaacacacagagcacaaaggctgtgttttttttttttttttttacccgcCGTTTTTAAGCTACcagttggtttgtttttttcttttcctccctgGCGCTCAGACGACAAAGGAAGCGCGTCTGCACACGGACACTGATGGCGCGGAGCTGGAACAACGCGACCACGAGGTTTAACGCCCcttgctggttttttttttgtttccctgcAACAAACTGGAGGCAATGTAGCActgtgaaaatgatttttatacactgtaaaatgttgCTGAATGGCCACAGTGTGAGCTGAATAACAAAATAGGAGCACCACTCCCACTTTTTGGACATACTATAAAAACAAGAGCAggatgtatatttatttataaaatgataaaataaaaataataataataaaaaaaaaaacatcctgagaGACAACGTGTGCCTCACTGTGAGCTTGGAGCAAGTTGAAACAGTGTAAACAATCGCGGTCTTTACCTTGCCTGCCCACTATTTCCGCCACATGTTCCGAGCTGGGCACGGGCACACACTCGGTGATGTTGCAGCCGCGCGCTTTGGTCTCAGACCCGGAGCTCTCGTACAGGGCGCACAACTTGCTCTTGCCTTGTAAGATCCCGGCTTCTCCAGCActacctcctccacctccaccacctcctccgCCGACGCTGTTGGCGTGGCCGTGGCCGTGGTGGTggtgattgttgttgttgttgttgctccgCTCCTGAACTCCGGCGCCCTCCTCGCTTTCCCCGAGCCCGAGCAAGGAGAGCTGGCCCAGCGCAACCCGCAGCGCCCGCgactcctcttcctcctcgtcGGGCGGCGCCAGGAGGCTCTCGGTACCAAAGCCGGAGGCGGCCAGTTCCGAGCCGTAGCCCCCATTTTTCTCCATGATCCCTGACAGCACCAGCAGGCTAGGCATGGCTAACAAAGAGTGTGAGACAAAGACGCGGAGAGCGAGACTGGAGAAGCAGCGCATCCGccgccctcctcctcctcctcctccttgcTCCCTCCCTTTGGCTGTTGGTCCCTCCCATAGACCCTCCCTCCTGCTCACACTGCTGTAGCTCCTAACGCTTTTCATTGTGCACAAGGCAAACAGGATACGAGCAGGGATGCCAGATTCCAACTTTCCCTCCCGACTAAGTACTGTCACGCCACAGTTTAACGCAGGACAAAACGTATAAAAGGTGAGTGCATTTCTTTAGCTGCAGAGTTCCAGCAAACTGAGCAGTCAGTTAAAATGAAGCAAGAGTTAATAGGGATAAGAGAAATCTAAAATACACCCACCAACtgctttattagaaacaccagCACCACTGGTCAttcgtgcaattatccaatcagccatgtggcagcagcacaagtCAGAAAATaatgcaggtacaggtcaagagcttcagttctcatcagacatcagaacgggggaaaaaaagtcatcATGGTTGCTGGGGCTGgttcgagtatttcagaaaccgctgatctcctgggattttcacacacaacagtctctagagtttacacagtattgtataagaaaaagaaaaaaacaaaagcatacaCCAGTTCTGGTGATGGAACAGCCTTGtagatgagaaaggtcagatgaggatagccagactggtttaaACCGAAGGCCACAGtatctcaaataaccactctttacaaccgtggtgagcaggaaagcatctcagaatgcacgacACATTAAACcatgaggtggatgagctacagcagcagaagaccacatcaggttccactacCGTCAGCCATGACCAGGCATCTGAGGCTACGGTCCAGTTTCGGGATCCGcacgattttatgcattgtgctgctgccacgtgattggctgattggctaattgcattaatgagcaggtgcacaagtgttcctattaaaaagAATGTATGGACTGTGCAGTATGACAGGTGGTACAGGGTTAGTGGTGAGTAGTACATAGAAGACAAgagtaatataaatatgttcATCGTAGTACACTATATGTAAACAGTCAGGCGGTAAGTAAATTGTGCAGTGTATACACTACAGTACCAAGTTGCAAATAATGTGCAAGGTGTAATTAGGGTCCGGCTAGTGCAGCGTGCGGTTATTTAGTGATATGGCctgtgggaagaaactgttaacACAGGAATATGTTACATAACAAATAACAAGCGTTTGACCATTACAGTGCAGTTAGCATAATACAAACTGCATGCTTTAATTACTCTCCTGAAATGTATTTCCTAATTAATATCATAGATTACCAGGATACCCAGGACAACAGTCTGCTTGTCTGTGAATCCTGGCTGAAGTGTGTTTATGGTCTCAAACTGTGGACTTCACCCCCAGACTAATTAACAGCCACAAATCAAATGACCacgtctgaaatagtttttagAGGAATCGTTTCCTCTGGGATTTATTTTACACTATTGTACTTTCCATTACTTTCTATTGTACATGCtttactttattactattattattatgattattattaacaacaacaacaacaataataataacaataataataataatgataataatgataatattggTCTGAAATATTGGATCAAATTGGAATAATTTCCAGTCTGATctactgatgtattttatgcCTTGAATGTGTGATATGGGACGGACGGACACCACTGCTTTATTCTGCTCAGGGTCGTAGttgatccggagcctatcccacgAATACTGCGTGTGATGTGggatacaccctgaatggggtGCCAGTCTGTAGCAAGGCACCACACAGATTCACATAGTCAACTGTAGCTAGAGCCAGTTTTAGTgagtccacctaccagcatgtttttgggaggtgggaagaaaacTGGAGAAGCTGGAGAGACCAAAAATATGTGAAAGAGTAACACGAGCTCAGGACTGAccaccttattattattattattagtagtagtagtattagtattattgttattgttgttgttggtagtagtagtatttaaagAATTTCATTAAATAGCGTAATATATCAGTCGGAGGATTTTGGCTTGTAGTCTGCAGGATGCTCTTATAAGCTCATATTATACTAAATTAAGTAGGTAAACAACTTTgggcaccaaacatatcttggTTTATTGATGGCACTTGAGAGTACAAAACAGGGATGCCCAACTCCAGTCCTGGCGAGCTGGAGTTCTGCACAGTTCACACCTGCTAAACCTGGAAAGCTGAACAACAAGCCAAATTTGCCTTGATCAGGAAAATCACCAAACTCTGCTGGACTCTGACCCACCAGCACTGGAGTTCAGCCCGACCCACGCTGCCAAATCAGCTCCTACCTGCCAGCGTGTTGGCTTTCCAGCTCAGAACAATCTGGCAACACTCGATCCTAGACCGTCTGCGCCGAACTGGGCGTGGCTCGGCGTGGCTCCGCCCCGTCTGGTTCACAGCGTCCGCTCCCTGCGGAGCTCGAGCGAGCCGCCTTCTGCGCAGACCGCCGCGTCTGTTTCTCTTCCTGACGGCATTCCGTTACCGCGCTGCGAGCCTGAGCAGCCTGAGAGGCACTACACGACTAAGCACGTGCTTTGTTAAAGACAGTAGTCCTTTCTTTTGGAGCGCTTTGAAGTGCGTGTAAGTGTGAACGGTTGCTATATTagctactaaaaaaaaaaaaaaaaaagattgttatGGTTATCCGTGGAGCAGTTTGCACTCATTCACTTCCAGGTGCATTTCTCACCTCCACGTTAATAACGCACAGACCACACGGAAACGGATGGAGACGCGCGTCGCGTGCACCGCGTCTCTCGGCCATTTTTATGAACCTGCGGCTTTTGATTTGAAGCGGCCACGCCTCACGCGCACCCGACACTGGAACAAATAAAGGAGCCGATATGATTTTTTTggggtggtgttggtgttggtggtggggATGTGGGGGGGTTGTGTGGGGGCTCCGCCCACCTTTTGCTGTCTGTCCGTGTTGCAGGGTGACCATGActgcatcccaaaccacatcCAGAACAGCACATCAACCCCAGCACCGTCGCCACGGCTACCTGTAGAAGTGCACACTACCGCACCAAACCTTCCAGCCTGTGTGTGCGCACTACTTCACCACGCTAATGAATAAGGGAGGCTTCATTTTGGGACGTGGCCACCGTGGCGGGTTTGATTTTAGCGCTACACACCGGGGAGATGGTCTCCAGTgaagaaggagggagagaggaaaggaaggaaggagggagggaaggagggagggagttTGTCAGACAGACGTTGCGGAACCTGCACCGCAGAACCGACttgttcctttttctttctttttatttatttatttatttctttttttgaaagagCAAACGGAGAGCAGTTCATCTATGCTCGAACAAAGACCTAGCCCATCGTCATGACCACGCCTGGCTCcaaagattaataataataataataataataataatgataaggaGTTCTCACCACTGCTACATCTGTTTCTATCATAAGGACTTGATTATTTAGTTTTCAGTATCTTTGacatttttgtcagtttttctTCCTTAATATTTTCTGAGTCGTTTCTAGCAGTCACGTGATACAGTAATGACTTTATAACACAGTAATGACTTTATAATACAGTGATGACTTTAAAGTACAGTGATGactttatataataaatgaGCAATACACAGCAGTTAACATTTGCCCGGACTGATGGAATCTGATGGAAACTAcattaaatcatcatcatcatcatcatcatcatcatcatcatcatcaccatcattaatATCACTATGGAACACTCTTAAAAAGGTTTTATCTAGCACCCTAAGGAGTTCTTCTGTTTGTACCTTTTGGGGGTTAAAAAGAATCTATGCAAAACCATACTATAAATGATTTCACTCTAATAAATGAGAACCTTCTTTTGAAAAGCTGAACTGCTATCCCTCCAAAGAACTTTTCATAACTcttttttcctaagagtgtacattattattattattattattattattattattattattattatgacccttatacactatatggccaacagtatgtgcacccctgaccatcacacccatatgtggttcttccccaaactgttgaagcacacacttttaaagaatgtctttgtgtgctgcagcattacagtttcccttcactggaactaagaggcccaaacctgttccatcaCGACCAAACATCAGAGCCTGAACTCACTAATTGTAGCTGagtgagcacaaatccccacagccactctccaaaatctagtaaaagccagaagagtggagcttattataacagcaaagagggaacaACTcgatattaatgcccatggttttggaatgggatgttcagtactcaggtgtccacatacttttggccatatagtgtatcatgcTATGATTCCATCACATTATAGTAGCAAAGGTGTTGGAGCATCACTCCTGTGCCTTCCCAGCCAAATTAAATCCCTTCTAAAGGGTTCTTTAACTGAGCTTGTCCCTCTAGGGCAGGGGTTCTCAATACTGCTCCTGGAGTAACACTGTCCTGTACATCTTGCTGTTTGGTGATTAGCTgttgagttgaatcaggtgagTGGGGAGAAGGGAAATACAGCAAAATGCACAAGGTAGGAGCACTCCAGGACCAGGACTGAGAAACAGTGCTGTAAGGGAACTCTTaagggttctgtgtagaaccctataacaAAGGATTTCTTGTCACAAAAGgtaagacttaaaaaaaaaaaaaaaaacccacacaggaATCAAAGAGAAATTTTCAATGTATTGTTAATATAACATGTagttaatatgtaatatgtaaagaataaaacatgacatggcATGCTATATTAGAAAAAGAATCAACGATGGGGTAATATGAGTTGATACCCTGAAGATGATTATGTTCCAATAACAgcgcatcctgaagtgttttattcgaCATATACgactgcaatttgccaacagttataatttattattaattaaagaacaacacatcatacttttttttatcgatttatagttacatttaatgttgtggattgtctgtgaaacaagacagctcctgttatcacttacattatagcagctgtaaacattagttccttcaccagcctcttttttttctccctcttgaatttaataagacagaaaacacagcttgtcaggTTGTTGAGAAATctcaacatttttattcatttacgtaaagcatctgctatacaagtccatgtgaacCCGCTCTTGCTATAAAAACCTAtcagaacgagcacattaatgtaaacctgtgatacgcagctgcactattgtttgcactgctgttatagagaattaatcaacaccttctgaccaatcagaatacagaattcaacagcgctgtggtatacaGTAGTTTGAACTAACTTGACATActcctttataaataaacaagaaGTGGGGTGactttagatttaaaaaatagagGGGATGGAGCTATtgtgttacactgaaatatgCATTTAGCTCAAGAAAAAGCCTATTTAGCATATTAATTAACTCCTTTCCCCCAAATgtcataaaattaattttggaAATGCCCTAAAACCCATTTTGAAAACCCAAGGAGATGAAAGCTAAAATTAATCTTATCTTGACAGACATCAAAAATCTGGctacacccaaaaaaaaaaaaaaaaaaaaaaaaaaaaaaagaacagttaaCCAGCCAGACAGCCAGCTGAATTTAGGCAGTGTTCATTTCCCCATTTTTGAATGTTATCGATAATggatttaattaatattacagaATGATGTCATCCTATAGAGGATGGGAAAGAGCGATGATTCTGGTCATTTCTGCAGCCTGTAGGCTTTGCATCATCTCTTAAATTGAGTCCTGCGGGTAAAAATCCTGTGTCGAAGTCAGTAATCTGTCATCAAACAGCTACAGAACTGAAACATCACATCTGCCATGGATTTTAAACCAAACGACATGGAAGACTGCAGTAGTGCATAAAAAATTGCAGTCATGAAGATAGCAAGTTGCATAATGTACCCCCTTataacccaaacccctcccacttGCAGCcgtagccacgcccactcagcCACCTTCACAGCTAGTTCCAGTCTGCAGAGCCGACGTGTGTAAAATGGTTCTTATACGGTTCACGCAGTATAaaagatgtacgttgtaaatacTCTCAGATTGAAGCTGACATTCTGCACCTTAACCTTgtatttcattttctatattatacacacacacacacacacacacacacatacacacacatatataatcattattattttatttaatataagagctaataaatgtaataagtgTTGGATGCCAGTGATCAGATGTATAAAAAGAGTGCTGATCTAAGACCAGCTATATTCCATATTCTGTAAACTGACTAACTGATTAGTAATCCGTCAATGCGTTACAGAAAGGAGCGTGGTCATGCTGGATCAGGTGCAGCATCTAAGTGACAGTCCAACTGTCCAAAAGGTCATCGGCCTTCACTAATGGTGTCCACTGGGAACTCGAGGCCCAAATCAATATCAGCTATGGATCATAGATAGTGTTTCCCCCTCTGcccagcctgtgtgtgtgtgtgtgtatatgtgcgtgtgtgtgtctcgctCTTTTGTCCAAATCCTTCTCtcttattgtttgtttttatgtctgTTGGTGAGTCCAATCGCGTTTCCTAATAGGTTAGCAATAGGTTAGTGGGCTTCATGTAATATGGACTATTGTCTGCAAGATGATTACGTCACAGGTGATTAATCCTTGAAGCTCAGCCAGAGCTCAGTGTGCATATGCAGCGATGACCTAATATGACATCATCCATtagagagtgtgtatgaatacaacAGCCTCGGGATGGGAAGTCATGTGACGAGGACATCCAGTCATCTGGTGGCTCACTGCTTATTATAGTAGAATTATTACCAGTATTATAGCACAAGGAACAcggtaataaataaagaaatcaatGGGAAGGTTTGGTGTTTCATAATGCTTTTTAAAGGTTCAACCAAAAATTCATGAATTGATTGCTTTGTAATTTCGGAGCCATTGACTAACGAAGATGTCCTTCATCCATCAGTACAATCATTATACACCTAAAACTGTACTGTTACAGCATttagtgctttgtagtctccatcagaaacatcctcatgctagttcagtAGGTCAGAGAATACCATCAAGCTGaaaccctgttagagaggacagtatttttttttcttcttccagcCATAAACACTCCTTTTCAATTCAGATCGTGATTAAATGCAGACAAGTCACTAAGAATGCACATTgtcattaatacatttttttattttctgattgtCTTTTGCAAGCTTCAGATTGGCTTCAGTTCACGGGGTGTCCTTTACACCCTGACATAATCTCAGTAACAAGAGTAAATTCGCGCAGTATGCATCAGGAATGGCTACTGACAATAAAGTATTAATGATGCAACACATTTTTATGACCCCTAGAGACTGCTGTAGTGCTTGTAAACATGAAAATGCATAAGACTGTAAATACATGCAGTGTAGTCAGTAAATAAGTGCCACTATTATGTTTCATTGCCTCGTATTCCAGCACATTGAATTTGATAAAAAGAACAGtgactataaaaataaagtgaaggttttaattaaaaacaatatgtCTGTTATTCAAACCATCAGAGGTAAACCTTAAAGTACAGCTTCAGACACTTTTCTCAAAAGTACAAAGTGTTAAAATTTACTTAAAGTTTGGAGCAAAAATACAAGAAAGAATCactaaaagagaaagaaatcacacactgcttttGGTTACTGATGATAAATTAGTCCATTTTACTGAGGAATGTGAGCAAATTTCAACTAAAGCTAACTAACTTAATACTTAAATCTTATTTACAACATGATAATAAGCTTGTTTTGataattattcataatattaattTGCTGGATTATACAAAATGTACatagtgatttttatttttagactttTAAGCTTGAGGGAGAATTCTTGAGcatgaagagctctttttttgtttttaacattttttctgcttctttgtAAAACGTGACACTTGCGCGTACGTGTAtaaacagccaatcacagataaaatgcaaaaatttacacataaaaaatattcattccTGTGAATAATTACTTTCATTAGCGCAGATCCTTTTTAAggaagtttcttttttttagctgaGATCCTTTTTTAAGGAATTTTC
This window contains:
- the mex3a gene encoding RNA-binding protein MEX3B; translated protein: MKSVRSYSSVSRREGLWEGPTAKGREQGGGGGGGRRMRCFSSLALRVFVSHSLLAMPSLLVLSGIMEKNGGYGSELAASGFGTESLLAPPDEEEEESRALRVALGQLSLLGLGESEEGAGVQERSNNNNNNHHHHGHGHANSVGGGGGGGGGGSAGEAGILQGKSKLCALYESSGSETKARGCNITECVPVPSSEHVAEIVGRQGCKIKALRAKTNTYIKTPVRGEEPVFLITGRKEDVALARREIISAAEHFSMLRASRNKLGVSFNGSPPALLPGQTTIQVRVPYRVVGLVVGPKGSTIKRIQQQTCTYIVTPSRDRDPVFEITGSPGNAERAREEIEAHIASRTGTLHDHNNENDCLATENSTNGGPESRLQHAWGLQGGQRKPLASSYRQNFSDAVLGGTGSGSVGVGMGIYSKSDFSTPTNGDKPCSYFGSEGSQSWGDPDYPKQVAYYVQQRSKSFGGLPLPLTRLSPGLPEPSGTSSAGSTGIGSAHAQARRAHSEPTSTRDCMTCFESKVTAALVPCGHNLFCMECAIRICELNHPECPVCHTLVTQAIRIFS